A stretch of Apodemus sylvaticus chromosome 18, mApoSyl1.1, whole genome shotgun sequence DNA encodes these proteins:
- the LOC127668804 gene encoding uncharacterized protein LOC127668804 isoform X4: MMENGVSQSYRSFIVLGYTLKGGKRWLTGARKRTVTQIPVPTTPKQVREFLGTAGFCRLWIPGFATLAAPLYPLTKDTGSFTWTPEHLKAFKEIKKALLSAPALALPDLTKPFTLYVDNRAGVARGVLTQTLGPWKWPIVYLSKKLDPVASGWPSCLKAISAVALLLKDADKLTLGQQTIIVAPHALESIIRQPPDCWMTNACMTHYQSLLLTERVLFAPLAILNPATLLPEADESAPIHQCIDILAEEPGTRKDLTDQLWPGCPSWYTDGSRFMVKDTFSGWGEAFPTKKETANVVAKKILEEIFPRFGIPKVIGSDNCPAFIAQVSQGLGTQLGIN, from the exons ATGATGGAAAATGGAGTGAGCCAGAGTTACAGAAGCTTCATCG TACTGGGATACACTCTAAAAGGAGGAAAACGTTGGCTGACTGGAGCCCGAAAGAGGACTGTGACACAGATTCCTGTTCCTACCACTCCAAAGCAGGTGAGAGAATTCTTGGGGACCGCGGGGTTTTGCAGGCTCTGGATCCCAGGGTTTGCTACCCTGGCGGCCCCCCTTTATCCTCTTACCAAGGACACAGGATCCTTTACCTGGACTCCAGAGCATCTGAAAGCCTTTAAGGAGATCAAAAAGGCTTTACTTAGTGCCCCTGCTCTGGCTCTGCCGGATCTAACTAAGCCTTTTACTCTCTATGTGGACAACAGAGCAGGGGTCGCTCGAGGAGTCCTAACTCAGACCCTGGGGCCGTGGAAATGGCCTATAGTCTACCTATCAAAGAAATTAGACCCAGTGGCCAGTGGGTGGCCATCATGCTTGAAAGCTATCTCTGCAGTAGCACTGCTCCTCAAAGACGCAGATAAATTGACTTTGGGACAGCAGACAATCATAGTAGCCCCCCATGCCCTAGAAAGCATCATTAGGCAACCTCCAGATTGTTGGATGACTAACGCCTGCATGACCCACTACCAGAGCCTCCTACTGACTGAGAGAGTGTTGTTTGcacccctggctatcctgaacccTGCCACCCTACTGCCAGAAGCTGATGAATCTGCACCCATACACCAGTGTATAGACATCCTAGCAGAAGAGCCTGGGACCAGGAAGGACCTCACTGACCAACTCTGGCCAGGATGCCCTAGTTGGTACACGGATGGCAGCAGGTTCATGGTCAAAG ACACTTTTTCAGGTTGGGGAGAAGCATTTCCAACCAAAAAGGAGACAGCCAATGTTGTGGCCAAAAAGATTCTAGAAGAAATATTTCCAAGATTTGGCATTcctaaggtaattggatcagacaattgCCCTGCCTTCATTGCCCAGGTGAGTCAGGGACTGGGCACTCAACTGGGGATCAATTAG
- the LOC127668804 gene encoding uncharacterized protein LOC127668804 isoform X2: protein MMENGVSQSYRSFIVLGYTLKGGKRWLTGARKRTVTQIPVPTTPKQDTGSFTWTPEHLKAFKEIKKALLSAPALALPDLTKPFTLYVDNRAGVARGVLTQTLGPWKWPIVYLSKKLDPVASGWPSCLKAISAVALLLKDADKLTLGQQTIIVAPHALESIIRQPPDCWMTNACMTHYQSLLLTERVLFAPLAILNPATLLPEADESAPIHQCIDILAEEPGTRKDLTDQLWPGCPSWYTDGSRFMVKGKRRAGVVVVDGRQTIWASSLPEGISGQKAELIALIQALKLAEGKMINIYMDSGYAFATTHVHGDTYKQRGLLTSTGKDIKIKEEILSLLEAIHVPKKLAIIHCPGHQKGHDAVTKGNKMADSAAKHAAQGVMVFPVASKNKETIDDYDIRDTSFRGGCPYSFGGDNNMRKIVQGYSPYGVAETEEGKSVLSQKEGQPYVANFHQLTHLGTKKVKDIVHHSDYYVMGLTIRHCTGGGPESQSLCPD, encoded by the exons ATGATGGAAAATGGAGTGAGCCAGAGTTACAGAAGCTTCATCG TACTGGGATACACTCTAAAAGGAGGAAAACGTTGGCTGACTGGAGCCCGAAAGAGGACTGTGACACAGATTCCTGTTCCTACCACTCCAAAGCAG GACACAGGATCCTTTACCTGGACTCCAGAGCATCTGAAAGCCTTTAAGGAGATCAAAAAGGCTTTACTTAGTGCCCCTGCTCTGGCTCTGCCGGATCTAACTAAGCCTTTTACTCTCTATGTGGACAACAGAGCAGGGGTCGCTCGAGGAGTCCTAACTCAGACCCTGGGGCCGTGGAAATGGCCTATAGTCTACCTATCAAAGAAATTAGACCCAGTGGCCAGTGGGTGGCCATCATGCTTGAAAGCTATCTCTGCAGTAGCACTGCTCCTCAAAGACGCAGATAAATTGACTTTGGGACAGCAGACAATCATAGTAGCCCCCCATGCCCTAGAAAGCATCATTAGGCAACCTCCAGATTGTTGGATGACTAACGCCTGCATGACCCACTACCAGAGCCTCCTACTGACTGAGAGAGTGTTGTTTGcacccctggctatcctgaacccTGCCACCCTACTGCCAGAAGCTGATGAATCTGCACCCATACACCAGTGTATAGACATCCTAGCAGAAGAGCCTGGGACCAGGAAGGACCTCACTGACCAACTCTGGCCAGGATGCCCTAGTTGGTACACGGATGGCAGCAGGTTCATGGTCAAAGGTAAGCGGAGAgccggggtggtggtggtagatggAAGACAGACCATCTGGGCCAGCAGTTTGCCTGAGGGGATTTCAGGTCAGAAAGCAGAACTGATAGCACTCATCCAGGCTTTGAAACTGGCCGAGGGAAAAATGATCAACATCTACATGGACAGCGGGTACGCCTTCGCCACCACGCATGTACATGGGGATACTTATAAGCAGAGGGGGCTACTTACATCTACtggaaaagacattaaaattaaagaagaaattctAAGCTTGCTGGAGGCCATACATGTACCAAAGAAATTGGCCATCATACATTGCCCTGGCCACCAAAAAGGACACGATGCGGTGACCAAGGGAAACAAGATGGCAGATTCAGCAGCAAAACATGCAGCTCAGGGGGTCATGGTTTTTCCAGTCGCATCCAAAAATAAAGAGACTATAGATGATTATGACATCAGAGACACCAGTTTTAGAGGAGGCTGTCCATATTCCTTTGGGGGAGATAATAATATGCGTAAGATTGTACAGGGATATTCCCCCTATGGGGTAGCagaaacagaagaaggaaaatcagtcctgtctcaaaaggaggGACAACCATATGTTGCTAATTTCCATCAGCTGACCCACCTGGGAACTAAGAAAGTTAAAGACATTGTTCACCACTCTGATTACTATGTGATGGGACTGACTATCAGACATTGCACAGGAGGTGGTCCAGAATCACAAAGCCTGTGCCCTGACTAA
- the LOC127668804 gene encoding uncharacterized protein LOC127668804 isoform X3: protein MMENGVSQSYRSFIVLGYTLKGGKRWLTGARKRTVTQIPVPTTPKQSLLLTERVLFAPLAILNPATLLPEADESAPIHQCIDILAEEPGTRKDLTDQLWPGCPSWYTDGSRFMVKGKRRAGVVVVDGRQTIWASSLPEGISGQKAELIALIQALKLAEGKMINIYMDSGYAFATTHVHGDTYKQRGLLTSTGKDIKIKEEILSLLEAIHVPKKLAIIHCPGHQKGHDAVTKGNKMADSAAKHAAQGVMVFPVASKNKETIDDYDIRDTSFRGGCPYSFGGDNNMRKIVQGYSPYGVAETEEGKSVLSQKEGQPYVANFHQLTHLGTKKVKDIVHHSDYYVMGLTIRHCTGGGPESQSLCPD from the exons ATGATGGAAAATGGAGTGAGCCAGAGTTACAGAAGCTTCATCG TACTGGGATACACTCTAAAAGGAGGAAAACGTTGGCTGACTGGAGCCCGAAAGAGGACTGTGACACAGATTCCTGTTCCTACCACTCCAAAGCAG AGCCTCCTACTGACTGAGAGAGTGTTGTTTGcacccctggctatcctgaacccTGCCACCCTACTGCCAGAAGCTGATGAATCTGCACCCATACACCAGTGTATAGACATCCTAGCAGAAGAGCCTGGGACCAGGAAGGACCTCACTGACCAACTCTGGCCAGGATGCCCTAGTTGGTACACGGATGGCAGCAGGTTCATGGTCAAAGGTAAGCGGAGAgccggggtggtggtggtagatggAAGACAGACCATCTGGGCCAGCAGTTTGCCTGAGGGGATTTCAGGTCAGAAAGCAGAACTGATAGCACTCATCCAGGCTTTGAAACTGGCCGAGGGAAAAATGATCAACATCTACATGGACAGCGGGTACGCCTTCGCCACCACGCATGTACATGGGGATACTTATAAGCAGAGGGGGCTACTTACATCTACtggaaaagacattaaaattaaagaagaaattctAAGCTTGCTGGAGGCCATACATGTACCAAAGAAATTGGCCATCATACATTGCCCTGGCCACCAAAAAGGACACGATGCGGTGACCAAGGGAAACAAGATGGCAGATTCAGCAGCAAAACATGCAGCTCAGGGGGTCATGGTTTTTCCAGTCGCATCCAAAAATAAAGAGACTATAGATGATTATGACATCAGAGACACCAGTTTTAGAGGAGGCTGTCCATATTCCTTTGGGGGAGATAATAATATGCGTAAGATTGTACAGGGATATTCCCCCTATGGGGTAGCagaaacagaagaaggaaaatcagtcctgtctcaaaaggaggGACAACCATATGTTGCTAATTTCCATCAGCTGACCCACCTGGGAACTAAGAAAGTTAAAGACATTGTTCACCACTCTGATTACTATGTGATGGGACTGACTATCAGACATTGCACAGGAGGTGGTCCAGAATCACAAAGCCTGTGCCCTGACTAA
- the LOC127668804 gene encoding uncharacterized protein LOC127668804 isoform X1: MMENGVSQSYRSFIVLGYTLKGGKRWLTGARKRTVTQIPVPTTPKQVREFLGTAGFCRLWIPGFATLAAPLYPLTKDTGSFTWTPEHLKAFKEIKKALLSAPALALPDLTKPFTLYVDNRAGVARGVLTQTLGPWKWPIVYLSKKLDPVASGWPSCLKAISAVALLLKDADKLTLGQQTIIVAPHALESIIRQPPDCWMTNACMTHYQSLLLTERVLFAPLAILNPATLLPEADESAPIHQCIDILAEEPGTRKDLTDQLWPGCPSWYTDGSRFMVKGKRRAGVVVVDGRQTIWASSLPEGISGQKAELIALIQALKLAEGKMINIYMDSGYAFATTHVHGDTYKQRGLLTSTGKDIKIKEEILSLLEAIHVPKKLAIIHCPGHQKGHDAVTKGNKMADSAAKHAAQGVMVFPVASKNKETIDDYDIRDTSFRGGCPYSFGGDNNMRKIVQGYSPYGVAETEEGKSVLSQKEGQPYVANFHQLTHLGTKKVKDIVHHSDYYVMGLTIRHCTGGGPESQSLCPD; the protein is encoded by the exons ATGATGGAAAATGGAGTGAGCCAGAGTTACAGAAGCTTCATCG TACTGGGATACACTCTAAAAGGAGGAAAACGTTGGCTGACTGGAGCCCGAAAGAGGACTGTGACACAGATTCCTGTTCCTACCACTCCAAAGCAGGTGAGAGAATTCTTGGGGACCGCGGGGTTTTGCAGGCTCTGGATCCCAGGGTTTGCTACCCTGGCGGCCCCCCTTTATCCTCTTACCAAGGACACAGGATCCTTTACCTGGACTCCAGAGCATCTGAAAGCCTTTAAGGAGATCAAAAAGGCTTTACTTAGTGCCCCTGCTCTGGCTCTGCCGGATCTAACTAAGCCTTTTACTCTCTATGTGGACAACAGAGCAGGGGTCGCTCGAGGAGTCCTAACTCAGACCCTGGGGCCGTGGAAATGGCCTATAGTCTACCTATCAAAGAAATTAGACCCAGTGGCCAGTGGGTGGCCATCATGCTTGAAAGCTATCTCTGCAGTAGCACTGCTCCTCAAAGACGCAGATAAATTGACTTTGGGACAGCAGACAATCATAGTAGCCCCCCATGCCCTAGAAAGCATCATTAGGCAACCTCCAGATTGTTGGATGACTAACGCCTGCATGACCCACTACCAGAGCCTCCTACTGACTGAGAGAGTGTTGTTTGcacccctggctatcctgaacccTGCCACCCTACTGCCAGAAGCTGATGAATCTGCACCCATACACCAGTGTATAGACATCCTAGCAGAAGAGCCTGGGACCAGGAAGGACCTCACTGACCAACTCTGGCCAGGATGCCCTAGTTGGTACACGGATGGCAGCAGGTTCATGGTCAAAGGTAAGCGGAGAgccggggtggtggtggtagatggAAGACAGACCATCTGGGCCAGCAGTTTGCCTGAGGGGATTTCAGGTCAGAAAGCAGAACTGATAGCACTCATCCAGGCTTTGAAACTGGCCGAGGGAAAAATGATCAACATCTACATGGACAGCGGGTACGCCTTCGCCACCACGCATGTACATGGGGATACTTATAAGCAGAGGGGGCTACTTACATCTACtggaaaagacattaaaattaaagaagaaattctAAGCTTGCTGGAGGCCATACATGTACCAAAGAAATTGGCCATCATACATTGCCCTGGCCACCAAAAAGGACACGATGCGGTGACCAAGGGAAACAAGATGGCAGATTCAGCAGCAAAACATGCAGCTCAGGGGGTCATGGTTTTTCCAGTCGCATCCAAAAATAAAGAGACTATAGATGATTATGACATCAGAGACACCAGTTTTAGAGGAGGCTGTCCATATTCCTTTGGGGGAGATAATAATATGCGTAAGATTGTACAGGGATATTCCCCCTATGGGGTAGCagaaacagaagaaggaaaatcagtcctgtctcaaaaggaggGACAACCATATGTTGCTAATTTCCATCAGCTGACCCACCTGGGAACTAAGAAAGTTAAAGACATTGTTCACCACTCTGATTACTATGTGATGGGACTGACTATCAGACATTGCACAGGAGGTGGTCCAGAATCACAAAGCCTGTGCCCTGACTAA